The Candidatus Polarisedimenticolaceae bacterium genome has a window encoding:
- a CDS encoding methyltransferase domain-containing protein, whose translation MDDPLNPQAREMADESMVRTLAAQAEAIWPQESVLLRRYGLPDHARILDAGCGTGEITRRLASAYPAATVLGVDIIEEHLDLARRESAPLGARATYENRSVYDLGLPDASFDLVVCRHVLQAIPHPEEVLAELERVTRSGGWLHVIAEDYGMIHFEPRNRDADAFWGTGPVEFGRALGTDLHVGRKAYRMLRALGLEEIRVDYAIVDTVRVPRETFARIWESWRDGYADSVSTHTTVTREEFLAHFEDMLATIRDADGYGVWFVPIVAGRVPAGAGSRHRIR comes from the coding sequence ATGGACGACCCGCTGAACCCGCAGGCCCGGGAGATGGCCGACGAGTCGATGGTACGGACCCTGGCCGCCCAGGCCGAGGCGATCTGGCCGCAGGAGTCCGTGCTGCTGCGCCGCTACGGACTCCCCGACCACGCCCGCATTCTCGATGCGGGGTGCGGAACCGGCGAGATCACGCGGCGCCTGGCCTCGGCGTACCCTGCGGCGACCGTCCTCGGGGTCGACATCATCGAGGAGCACCTCGACCTCGCGCGCCGCGAGAGTGCGCCTCTCGGCGCGCGCGCGACCTACGAGAACCGCAGCGTCTACGACCTCGGCCTTCCCGACGCGTCGTTCGACCTCGTCGTCTGCCGCCACGTTCTCCAGGCGATCCCGCACCCGGAGGAGGTCCTCGCCGAGCTCGAGCGCGTCACCCGTTCCGGCGGGTGGCTTCACGTGATCGCCGAGGACTACGGGATGATCCACTTCGAGCCGCGGAACCGGGACGCCGACGCCTTCTGGGGAACGGGTCCCGTCGAGTTCGGCCGCGCGCTCGGCACCGACCTGCACGTCGGCCGCAAGGCGTACCGGATGCTGCGCGCGCTGGGACTCGAGGAGATCCGCGTCGACTACGCGATCGTCGATACGGTGCGCGTGCCCCGCGAGACCTTCGCGAGGATCTGGGAATCGTGGCGCGACGGTTATGCCGACTCGGTCTCCACGCACACGACGGTCACGCGGGAGGAGTTCCTCGCGCACTTCGAGGACATGCTCGCGACGATTCGCGACGCGGACGGTTACGGTGTGTGGTTCGTGCCGATCGTGGCAGGAAGGGTTCCCGCGGGGGCCGGGTCCCGTCACCGCATCCGGTAG
- a CDS encoding YbaK/EbsC family protein: MVAPRLKDFLDSHHVKYVVCQHSPAFTAQEVAASAHVKGKDFAKTVVLKIEGKLALAVLPASQRVAFDALRETVGTDKVELATEAEFKAAFPGCELGAMPPFGNLFGMETYVSARLAKDEEIAFNAGTHTEVLRMKYADFERLVTPKVTSITWPQ; the protein is encoded by the coding sequence ATGGTCGCTCCACGCCTGAAGGACTTCCTGGACTCCCACCACGTCAAATACGTGGTGTGCCAACACTCCCCGGCGTTCACCGCGCAGGAGGTCGCCGCCTCCGCGCACGTGAAGGGGAAGGATTTCGCGAAAACGGTCGTTCTCAAGATCGAGGGAAAACTGGCCCTCGCCGTCCTTCCGGCGAGCCAGCGCGTGGCCTTCGATGCGCTTCGGGAAACGGTCGGGACCGACAAGGTCGAGCTCGCGACCGAGGCCGAGTTCAAGGCGGCGTTCCCCGGGTGCGAGCTGGGCGCGATGCCCCCGTTCGGAAACCTCTTCGGGATGGAGACCTACGTGTCCGCGCGCCTGGCCAAGGACGAGGAGATCGCCTTCAACGCCGGCACGCACACCGAGGTGCTCCGGATGAAGTACGCCGACTTCGAGAGGCTCGTGACGCCGAAGGTGACGTCGATCACCTGGCCGCAGTAG
- the asnA gene encoding aspartate--ammonia ligase, protein MSTKVDDLAGPGISTYDEVEKILPTDYRPLLDPKETQLALHALKRYVEDHLCQELNLFQVEVPLIVTKESGVNDYLDRDGSRTPIDFPCGLGLDKRLDCQVVQAATKWKRMALKQFRCEVGEGINTDMRAVRKDYFLDHDHSAYVDQWDWEKVITARERNLDYLKDTVRKIWKVLRGAEKYVLEIFPKLRDPRYPELPDELTFLHAEELLDMYPDLPRKQRETRILQQHPALFIIGIGWVLEDGYPHEMRAADYDDWCTPTVAADGRPMHGLNGDILVWNPVTKRRHELSSMGIRVTKETLRQQLELTGQLHFLDLPYHRAILNDEIPLSIGGGIGQSRTAMLLLRKAHLGEVSATVWPKRLKEICEARNIRVID, encoded by the coding sequence ATGAGCACGAAGGTCGACGATCTCGCCGGTCCCGGCATCTCCACCTACGACGAAGTCGAGAAGATCCTGCCGACGGACTACCGTCCGCTCCTCGACCCGAAAGAGACCCAGCTCGCCCTCCACGCCCTGAAGCGCTACGTGGAGGACCACCTCTGCCAGGAGCTGAACCTGTTCCAGGTCGAGGTTCCGCTGATCGTGACGAAGGAGAGCGGCGTCAACGACTACCTCGACCGCGACGGTTCGCGGACCCCGATCGACTTCCCCTGCGGCCTGGGGCTCGACAAGCGGCTCGACTGCCAGGTCGTCCAGGCCGCGACGAAGTGGAAGCGGATGGCGCTGAAGCAGTTCCGGTGCGAGGTCGGCGAGGGGATCAACACCGACATGCGGGCGGTGCGCAAGGACTACTTCCTCGACCACGACCACAGCGCCTACGTCGACCAGTGGGACTGGGAGAAGGTCATCACCGCCCGGGAGCGCAATCTCGACTACCTCAAGGACACGGTACGGAAGATCTGGAAGGTCCTCCGCGGCGCCGAGAAGTACGTCCTCGAGATCTTCCCCAAGCTGCGCGACCCGCGTTATCCCGAGCTCCCCGACGAGCTGACCTTCCTGCACGCCGAGGAACTGCTCGACATGTACCCTGACCTCCCCCGCAAGCAGCGCGAGACGCGCATCCTCCAGCAGCACCCCGCGCTGTTCATCATCGGGATCGGCTGGGTCCTCGAGGACGGCTACCCGCACGAGATGCGCGCCGCCGACTACGACGACTGGTGCACGCCCACCGTCGCGGCGGACGGCCGACCGATGCACGGCCTGAACGGGGACATCCTCGTGTGGAATCCCGTGACCAAGCGCCGCCACGAGCTGTCGTCGATGGGGATCCGCGTCACCAAGGAGACGCTCCGCCAGCAGCTCGAGCTCACGGGGCAGCTGCATTTCCTGGACCTTCCCTACCACCGCGCGATCCTGAACGACGAGATCCCGCTGTCGATCGGGGGCGGGATCGGCCAGTCGCGCACGGCGATGCTCCTGCTGCGCAAGGCGCACCTGGGCGAGGTGAGCGCGACGGTGTGGCCCAAGCGGCTCAAGGAGATCTGCGAGGCGCGGAACATCCGCGTCATCGACTAG
- a CDS encoding TerC family protein, giving the protein MFDWMAQPESWAALATLTLLETVLGIDNIIFISILAGKLPEAQRPRARRLGLLLAMGTRVLLLMSLAWIVKLTAPLFTVLGQAISGRDLILVLGGLFLLAKSTFEIHDKLEGEEHERTGRAAASFGAVLVQIALLDIVFSLDSVITAVGMARELAVMILAVMISVAIMMLFAGAISRFVDRHPTVKMLALSFLLLIGMSLVAEGFDVHVPKGYVYFAMGFSIFVEMLNLRLRRGTPVKLHRKEP; this is encoded by the coding sequence GTGTTCGACTGGATGGCACAACCGGAAAGCTGGGCCGCTCTCGCGACGCTGACGCTCCTCGAGACGGTCCTGGGCATCGACAACATCATCTTCATCTCGATCCTCGCGGGGAAGCTCCCCGAGGCGCAACGCCCCCGGGCCCGGAGGCTCGGGCTCCTGCTCGCCATGGGGACGCGCGTCCTGCTGCTGATGTCCCTCGCCTGGATCGTCAAGCTCACCGCGCCGCTCTTCACCGTCCTCGGGCAGGCGATCTCGGGGAGGGACCTGATCCTCGTCCTCGGCGGGTTGTTCCTCCTCGCCAAGAGCACCTTCGAGATCCACGACAAGCTCGAGGGGGAGGAACACGAGCGCACCGGGCGCGCCGCCGCCTCGTTCGGGGCGGTGCTCGTGCAGATCGCGCTCCTCGACATCGTTTTCTCCCTCGACTCGGTGATCACCGCGGTGGGGATGGCGCGCGAGCTCGCCGTGATGATCCTGGCGGTCATGATCTCCGTGGCGATCATGATGCTCTTCGCCGGAGCGATCAGCAGGTTCGTCGACCGCCATCCGACCGTGAAGATGCTCGCGCTGAGCTTCCTCCTGCTCATCGGCATGAGCCTCGTCGCCGAGGGGTTCGACGTCCACGTTCCGAAGGGGTACGTCTATTTCGCGATGGGCTTCTCGATCTTCGTCGAGATGCTCAACCTGCGCCTTCGGCGCGGGACCCCGGTGAAGCTGCACCGCAAGGAGCCGTGA
- the surE gene encoding 5'/3'-nucleotidase SurE: MNRRPLLLATNDDGVDAPGLAALAAAVASLGEVVIVAPDRERSGASHALTLSRPLRVRERGAGRYAVDGTPTDCVHLGVFNLTGGRLPDLVISGINRGLNVGDDVTYSGTVAGAMEGTLLHVPSLAFSTQPGEDGEADYRAAAAFAAALAAEVLARGLPPGVFLNVNVPRAPTGEVRITRQGTRTYRAAAVERLDPSGRPYFWIAGADSTPAGEPDGDHVAIASGAISVSPLQADLTHAPSLEALLGRMPRSW, from the coding sequence GTGAACCGCCGCCCCCTCCTCCTCGCGACCAACGACGACGGCGTCGACGCCCCCGGGCTCGCCGCGCTCGCCGCAGCCGTGGCCTCCCTCGGGGAGGTCGTGATCGTCGCCCCGGACCGCGAGCGCAGCGGAGCCTCCCATGCCCTGACCCTGTCCCGGCCGCTTCGGGTCCGCGAGCGTGGCGCGGGGAGGTACGCGGTGGACGGCACGCCCACCGACTGCGTCCACCTGGGGGTCTTCAACCTGACCGGGGGACGGCTTCCCGATCTCGTGATCTCCGGGATCAACCGCGGACTGAACGTGGGCGACGACGTCACGTATTCGGGAACCGTCGCCGGCGCGATGGAGGGAACGCTCCTCCACGTTCCGTCGCTGGCCTTCTCGACGCAGCCCGGCGAGGACGGCGAGGCGGACTATCGCGCCGCGGCGGCCTTCGCCGCCGCGCTCGCCGCCGAGGTCCTCGCGCGCGGGCTCCCCCCCGGGGTCTTTCTGAACGTGAACGTCCCGCGGGCCCCCACGGGGGAGGTCCGCATCACCCGGCAGGGGACGCGGACCTACCGCGCGGCCGCCGTCGAGCGGCTCGATCCGTCGGGACGTCCTTACTTCTGGATCGCCGGGGCCGACTCCACCCCAGCGGGGGAGCCCGACGGCGACCACGTCGCGATCGCCAGCGGCGCGATCTCGGTCAGCCCCCTCCAGGCCGACCTGACGCACGCGCCTTCGCTCGAAGCACTCCTCGGTCGGATGCCTCGCTCGTGGTGA
- a CDS encoding protein-L-isoaspartate(D-aspartate) O-methyltransferase — translation MSDARIRRQRLVRDLEARGITSRPVLDAIGEIPRERFVEDALGAKAYGDSALPIGEHQTISQPWIVARMCELLLPDGRGRVLEIGTGSGYHAAVLSKLFEQVYTVERLPSLSRRARETVRALAIENVHFKIFDGTYGWSEFAPYRAIVVTAAAPGLPQPLLDQLDDGGLLVLPVAAQRPPDGGEGDGQTLVRVVRQGARFEREDHGPCRFVPLLGKFGWSG, via the coding sequence GTGAGCGACGCGCGGATCCGCCGCCAACGACTCGTACGCGACCTCGAAGCGCGGGGGATCACCTCGCGCCCCGTGCTCGACGCGATCGGAGAGATCCCGCGGGAGCGGTTCGTGGAGGACGCGCTCGGCGCGAAGGCGTACGGCGATTCGGCGCTCCCGATCGGCGAGCACCAGACGATCTCGCAGCCCTGGATCGTCGCGCGCATGTGCGAGCTGCTCCTTCCCGACGGCCGGGGGAGGGTGCTCGAGATCGGCACCGGCTCCGGCTACCACGCGGCGGTCCTCTCGAAGCTCTTCGAGCAGGTCTACACCGTGGAGCGCCTCCCCTCGTTGTCCCGCCGCGCTCGGGAGACGGTGCGCGCTCTCGCGATCGAGAACGTCCACTTCAAGATCTTCGACGGCACCTACGGGTGGAGCGAGTTCGCCCCCTACCGCGCGATCGTGGTCACCGCGGCGGCTCCCGGCCTGCCGCAGCCGCTGCTCGATCAACTCGACGACGGCGGCCTGCTCGTGCTCCCCGTGGCGGCGCAGCGCCCCCCCGACGGCGGAGAGGGGGACGGGCAGACGCTCGTCCGGGTCGTGCGGCAAGGAGCGCGATTCGAGCGGGAGGATCACGGCCCGTGCCGCTTCGTTCCCCTGCTCGGAAAGTTCGGGTGGTCGGGTTGA
- a CDS encoding adenine phosphoribosyltransferase, protein MLVADLKRIIREIPDHPKPGILFYDLTPVFRHPDALRSVVSRMVERYKGEPIDVVCGIEARGFVLAAPIALELGVGLALVRKVGKLPWEKEAEHYALEYGTGTLEMHRDAVAAGQRVLVVDDLLATGGTAQATGRLVRRLGGVVQGYAFLVELGFLDGRAPLGEDASVFSLIHYD, encoded by the coding sequence ATGCTGGTCGCCGATCTCAAGCGCATCATCCGCGAGATCCCGGATCACCCCAAGCCGGGGATCCTTTTCTACGACCTCACCCCGGTTTTCCGGCATCCCGACGCCCTGCGCTCCGTGGTTTCGCGCATGGTGGAGCGGTACAAGGGGGAGCCGATCGACGTCGTCTGCGGGATCGAGGCGCGAGGATTCGTCCTCGCGGCGCCGATCGCCCTCGAGCTCGGGGTCGGACTCGCGCTCGTGCGGAAGGTCGGCAAGCTCCCGTGGGAGAAAGAGGCCGAGCACTACGCGCTCGAGTACGGGACGGGAACCCTCGAGATGCACCGGGACGCCGTCGCCGCGGGGCAGCGCGTGCTGGTGGTCGACGACCTGCTGGCGACGGGGGGAACCGCGCAGGCCACCGGCCGGCTCGTGCGACGCCTCGGCGGGGTGGTGCAGGGATACGCATTTCTCGTGGAGCTGGGCTTCCTCGACGGACGGGCACCGCTGGGCGAGGACGCCAGCGTGTTCAGCCTCATCCACTATGATTGA
- a CDS encoding tetratricopeptide repeat protein yields MTQKTSRKELLKDDMVVESSVEIVDWLEKHKPQIVRGAAAFAALVVIVAAWTWWSGSQRREAQRRFDEGMRLLRPQAAQGAPVEPKPAEALAAFETAASKGGDSAIGRAARYYHAVCLLELGRGADAVPLLESVVGAARTGALADSARAMLAKAYEASGAVDKAESLLREIAASTDGTFPPDVALLRVGQLLQRQGKTDEARRTFQEVVTRFPQGSGAAEARASLTALSQ; encoded by the coding sequence ATGACGCAGAAGACGTCCCGTAAGGAGTTGCTCAAGGACGACATGGTCGTCGAGTCCTCCGTCGAAATCGTGGACTGGCTCGAGAAACACAAGCCCCAGATCGTCCGCGGCGCGGCCGCGTTCGCCGCGCTCGTCGTGATCGTGGCGGCGTGGACGTGGTGGTCGGGGAGCCAGCGCCGGGAAGCCCAGCGCCGGTTCGACGAGGGGATGCGCCTGCTCCGCCCGCAGGCCGCCCAGGGTGCCCCCGTCGAGCCCAAGCCCGCCGAGGCGCTCGCCGCGTTCGAGACCGCCGCGTCGAAGGGCGGGGACTCCGCCATCGGCCGCGCGGCCCGGTACTACCACGCGGTTTGCCTGCTGGAGCTCGGCCGTGGAGCCGATGCGGTGCCGCTTTTGGAATCGGTCGTCGGGGCGGCGCGCACCGGAGCGCTGGCCGACAGCGCGCGCGCGATGCTCGCGAAGGCCTACGAGGCCTCGGGAGCCGTCGACAAGGCCGAGTCGCTGCTGCGCGAGATCGCCGCCTCCACGGACGGAACGTTCCCGCCGGACGTCGCATTGCTGCGCGTGGGCCAGCTGCTCCAGCGCCAGGGGAAGACCGACGAGGCACGCCGGACGTTCCAGGAGGTCGTGACGCGGTTCCCGCAGGGTTCGGGTGCGGCCGAGGCGAGGGCCTCGCTGACGGCGCTTTCTCAGTAG
- a CDS encoding single-stranded DNA-binding protein — protein MNKVILIGNLGRDPEIRYTPGGSPVANFTMATTERWTDPNGEKKEKTEWHRIVVWGKQAEIAAEYLRKGRQVYIEGSLQTREWTDRDGNKRYTTEVKAQRLQLLGRAEDRAPVGASAGAPAAADEVAEPGAAYGEDDIPF, from the coding sequence GTGAACAAGGTCATCCTCATCGGCAACCTCGGCCGCGATCCCGAGATCCGGTACACGCCGGGCGGCTCTCCCGTCGCCAACTTCACGATGGCGACGACCGAGCGCTGGACCGATCCGAACGGCGAGAAGAAGGAAAAGACCGAGTGGCACCGGATCGTGGTCTGGGGCAAACAGGCCGAGATCGCCGCCGAGTACCTCCGAAAGGGACGCCAGGTCTACATCGAGGGCTCGCTGCAGACGCGCGAGTGGACCGATCGGGACGGGAACAAGCGCTACACCACGGAAGTGAAGGCGCAGCGGCTGCAGCTGCTCGGCCGCGCCGAGGACCGCGCCCCCGTCGGAGCCTCCGCAGGCGCGCCCGCGGCGGCCGACGAGGTCGCGGAGCCGGGTGCCGCGTACGGCGAGGACGATATCCCGTTCTGA
- the murJ gene encoding murein biosynthesis integral membrane protein MurJ codes for MSESRSLLRSAGAMSAATFVSRILGLAREQAQAYYFGAGFATDAFNAAFRIPNLLRDLFAEGAMSSAFVPTFTATREREGEEAAWRLASRTITVLVVVLGAFTLLLLAGAPWILRVYTPGFAPDKLALAATMTRILSPFLLCVALAALAMGVLNTLRVFFLPALAPAWFNVACIAGMIVLPPLLVPAGLDPILSLAIGAMAGGILQFAVQLPTMRRRGFRFRWEFSPRDPGVVRIAGLMLPATFGLAATQINLLVDTSLASRFGDGPISWLQCAFRLIQLPIGLFGVAIATANLARVSRDRARGDHEAMRRNLGGAIRAAALLTLPATAGLVALREPIIRVLFEHGKFDATATTATGAALLCYALGLHAYAVTKIQVPVFYALGETRVPVVSSAISVAAKIAANFALIALLPHLGLDPFLALALTTSLAAWLNLGLLGWGSRKRLGSLAGLGVVPTTLKMALVSVVLGFAAAGVHAGLVSAWPASGLVPEIVRLAVASFVGVAIAVGGALALRVDEARALLARIRRRT; via the coding sequence ATGAGCGAATCCCGGAGCCTCCTGCGCAGCGCGGGCGCGATGAGCGCCGCCACCTTCGTGAGCCGCATTCTCGGGCTCGCGCGGGAACAGGCGCAGGCCTATTACTTCGGCGCGGGCTTCGCGACCGACGCCTTCAACGCGGCGTTCCGCATCCCGAACCTCCTGCGCGACCTCTTCGCCGAGGGGGCCATGTCCTCCGCGTTCGTTCCCACGTTCACCGCGACGCGCGAGCGGGAAGGGGAGGAGGCCGCATGGCGGCTCGCGAGCCGGACGATCACCGTCCTCGTCGTCGTCCTCGGAGCGTTCACCCTGCTCCTGCTCGCCGGCGCGCCGTGGATCCTGCGCGTCTACACCCCGGGTTTCGCTCCGGACAAGCTCGCGCTCGCCGCCACGATGACCCGGATCCTCTCCCCGTTCCTGCTGTGCGTCGCCCTCGCGGCGCTCGCGATGGGGGTGCTCAACACGCTGCGCGTGTTCTTCCTCCCCGCGCTCGCCCCCGCGTGGTTCAACGTGGCCTGCATCGCCGGGATGATCGTGCTTCCGCCCCTGCTCGTGCCCGCGGGGCTCGACCCGATCCTGTCGCTGGCGATCGGCGCGATGGCGGGGGGGATCCTGCAGTTCGCGGTGCAGCTCCCCACGATGCGACGAAGGGGCTTCCGGTTCCGGTGGGAGTTCTCCCCGCGCGATCCGGGGGTGGTTCGGATCGCCGGCCTGATGCTCCCGGCGACCTTCGGTCTCGCGGCGACGCAGATCAATCTGCTCGTGGACACCTCCCTCGCGTCCCGGTTCGGCGACGGCCCCATCTCGTGGCTCCAGTGCGCGTTCCGGCTGATCCAGCTCCCGATCGGCCTGTTCGGCGTCGCGATCGCGACGGCGAACCTCGCGCGGGTGTCCCGCGACCGGGCCCGCGGCGATCACGAGGCGATGCGGCGCAACCTCGGCGGGGCGATCCGCGCGGCGGCGCTGCTGACGCTCCCCGCGACCGCGGGGCTCGTGGCGCTGCGGGAGCCGATCATCCGGGTGCTGTTCGAGCACGGGAAGTTCGACGCGACGGCGACGACGGCCACGGGCGCCGCCCTGCTCTGCTACGCGCTGGGGTTGCACGCGTACGCGGTCACGAAGATCCAGGTCCCGGTCTTCTACGCCCTCGGGGAGACTCGTGTCCCCGTCGTCTCCTCGGCGATCTCGGTCGCGGCGAAGATCGCCGCGAACTTCGCGCTGATCGCGCTGCTCCCGCACCTGGGTCTCGATCCCTTCCTCGCGCTCGCCCTCACCACGTCCCTCGCCGCGTGGCTCAACCTGGGCCTGCTGGGTTGGGGAAGCCGCAAGCGCCTGGGCTCGCTCGCGGGGCTGGGGGTGGTCCCGACGACGCTGAAGATGGCGCTGGTTTCGGTCGTGCTCGGGTTCGCCGCCGCGGGGGTCCACGCGGGACTCGTTTCCGCGTGGCCCGCGAGCGGGCTCGTGCCGGAGATCGTG